DNA sequence from the Suricata suricatta isolate VVHF042 chromosome 5, meerkat_22Aug2017_6uvM2_HiC, whole genome shotgun sequence genome:
GTGGTTTCAGTGGGGTTGTATGTGGAATTagtggtgagagaggaagagcaggggtAGACTGAAATTGGATCCCTCATTATACATTTTTGCCTGTGTTCACTCAAACACAACACTGACTCCGCTATGGAGTACAATGTGATACGAGTCTTCAGGCTACACAGCTGTTTGACTATCAAAGACATTATATTCAAATTCTTTTCAGAGGAATTACACTATTACAGTGTGTAATGCATTTCTGAAGCCACattgaaaacatataatatattttttcttaattattatagtATGACAGCAACTCTTGATtaaaattctttctatattttgaataaaatacacATACGTAGATGGTTATAATTGCTAAGGCAATTATAACTGCAAAAACTTTAAACACCAGTCAACACAGAGCAACATCTAGTCTACaaaattttgtgtaattttaatGGTAGAAGGACAGATGTTAGTATgagttttaaacatttctctttagcatttttttcagtgaatctAGTACTTTCTTATTTCTCAGGCTATAGATAATTGGGTTTAACACAGGAATTATGACAGCGTAAAATAGAGAGTCCATCATATCTTCATCATCTGCCTGTGCAGATCTTGGGCGCACATACATGAAGAGAAGGGGGCCATAGTATAATGACACAGATAAGAGATGGGCTCCACAAGTAGAGAAAGCTTTCCTTATGCCTTGTAGagacttcttttttaagattgtagaGAGAACTAGTGTATAAGAGACAAGAACAGTCAAGATGGTGAATACTTGTATTGAcccagcaaaaataaaaaccatcagaAAATTAATAGAAGGATCAGTACAAGAAATCTTAAACAATGGTATAATGTCACAGTAAAAGTGATGTACTATGATGGAATTGCAGAAGGTCAATCTGAATAACAAAGCATTATGAATTATGGCATGAAGAACGCCAcctgaaaatgacaaaactaacAGCCGGGTGCATACTGTGTTGGACATAATCACTGGATAAAGTAAAGGCTTGCatatggccacatagcggtcataagCCATTGTTGCCAGCAGAAAACATTCCGTGGTTACACtgattgcaaaggaaaaaaattgtaccatgcattcagagagagagatcatcttACTCTTGGCAAAGAAGTTGACCAGCAATTTGGGGGTCACTGTGGATGATAGCCAAGCATCCACAAATGCCAGACTCccaaggaaaaagtacatggggatGTGAAGCTGAGGGTCATTCCATATCAGAGCAATCAAACCAAGGTTCCCCAAAATGGTGAGAAGATAGATAACCAAGAACACCAGGAATAGGGGAATTTGCCACTGTGGTTCATATGTGAATCCAGTGAGTATTAACTCTGTCAGCAGTGTTGCATTTTCACTGTTGCCTGAAATGAAATGCAATAAGTTTTTAGATGTCAATAAGAATTTATAATGTGAAAAAATGGGGAAGAGATTTGAGATAGTTAGGCACATAAGAATATCCTTTCAATTTTGTGTATTACCTATGTAATAGACGGCATCTCTATTGGGGACTAAGAAATAAattcagttgcatttttaaaatgtggcacaATTAACAGAATTGGGAACATGAAAGGCATTGCACATATGTGCTAAGTTTATGGGATAGGATTACCTATGAAAAGCAAAGTCTTTCTTGAATGTGGATGTAGAATGAGGGGAAAAGAAGCTTGAAGAGCCTGGGATATAAAATGAGTTGAACAGTCCAGGACGGATCTTGAACATTATTCATCAGGAAATAAACATTCACtgaaaacataagagaagggagttgcattgtcagattgttttttaatgaatatatggTAGTGTAGA
Encoded proteins:
- the LOC115291126 gene encoding olfactory receptor 5H2-like encodes the protein MEGIRWRKWEATEVARQSCQQQKSCPTIRSLRVVVPLLCGNTTVHTDWIIDVGNSENATLLTELILTGFTYEPQWQIPLFLVFLVIYLLTILGNLGLIALIWNDPQLHIPMYFFLGSLAFVDAWLSSTVTPKLLVNFFAKSKMISLSECMVQFFSFAISVTTECFLLATMAYDRYVAICKPLLYPVIMSNTVCTRLLVLSFSGGVLHAIIHNALLFRLTFCNSIIVHHFYCDIIPLFKISCTDPSINFLMVFIFAGSIQVFTILTVLVSYTLVLSTILKKKSLQGIRKAFSTCGAHLLSVSLYYGPLLFMYVRPRSAQADDEDMMDSLFYAVIIPVLNPIIYSLRNKKVLDSLKKMLKRNV